A DNA window from Candidatus Hydrogenedentota bacterium contains the following coding sequences:
- a CDS encoding four helix bundle suffix domain-containing protein — translation MIHGFIPPHGGYKRLFSYQKAEIIFDATVNFCNRFLDKYDRTYDQMVQAARSGKQNIIEGSMASATSKEMEIKLTNVARASLEELLADYRDFLRSRGSTEWDKDHPFARRLRELNRIPNASYDTFQKGIENADAVICANVIIGLIRVCSVLLGRQIQALEKRFLEDGGIREQMSRVRLSHRRGNFR, via the coding sequence ATGATTCACGGCTTCATTCCCCCGCATGGTGGGTACAAGCGCCTGTTCTCTTACCAAAAAGCCGAGATCATCTTTGACGCCACTGTCAACTTCTGCAATCGCTTCCTGGACAAATACGATCGAACATACGATCAAATGGTACAAGCCGCCCGTTCTGGCAAACAGAACATAATCGAAGGAAGTATGGCATCGGCGACGTCGAAAGAAATGGAGATTAAGCTCACCAACGTCGCTCGGGCAAGTCTCGAGGAACTTCTCGCAGACTATCGCGACTTTCTGCGGTCTCGCGGATCAACTGAATGGGACAAAGATCACCCATTTGCTCGACGTCTTCGAGAATTAAACCGAATTCCGAATGCTTCATACGATACCTTTCAGAAGGGGATTGAGAATGCCGATGCCGTTATCTGCGCAAACGTGATCATAGGGCTCATTCGCGTTTGCAGTGTTCTCCTGGGACGCCAGATTCAAGCACTTGAAAAGAGGTTTCTCGAAGACGGCGGTATACGCGAACAAATGTCCCGAGTTCGCTTGAGTCACCGGCGCGGGAATTTCCGGTAG